The following proteins are co-located in the Polystyrenella longa genome:
- a CDS encoding TAT-variant-translocated molybdopterin oxidoreductase, which translates to MSSVKETAKNQKYWRSLDQLEGTPEFEEFLHREFPQAASEFPENISRRRWLQLMGASFALAGMTGCRWEQETIAPFTSRPANRIPGKTQKFATMVNRGGYAHSLIVTSSDGRPIKVEGNIDHPASLGATTAFDQAEMLHLYDPDRRLTVTKIDGDKREEKSWGEALAALQDRLTGDGSGFAVLSECSTSLTQARLKQTLQEQYPNLAWYQHESLNRENEWKGAELAFGTPLRPQYDLTKADIVLSLDADLLGMHPNSVSNIRQWSSRRVPEKSEMNRWYVVESQFTTTGSTADHRQPLRASAIPGWLAKLEQGLSDSEAAVSLSDFDKAVIDDLTHHKGTSLVVAGPNMPPEVHAVVARINGLLENLGQTVTYTNEPLAGGGTLTELVSSIDSGNVSSLLILGGNPVYTAADDLQFASKLNNIAFTVHLSQYKDETSRLCTWHLPAAHSFESWGDGVSYNGVYTLQQPLIDPLHDGKSALEMLSILSGEGDKPARVLVGDTFRTLGSDNDSENAWRAAVHLGLSESGGLNAETAELQESAQSVKLDGLRPVEGLELTLVASSSLYDGRYANNGWLQETPDPLTKLTWDNVALISYATAEKLGVENYTFVTIRANGKKFDIPAYIMPGQPDDTISIELGYGRVAAGAVGGQIDEDLDPVGVNAGVLRTVGSMDLVRGVEIETTGRKAIMASTQDHHLIDKAGMEEISGRIGELVRGGTLSHYEDHPDFAQHMVHHPPLESLWEDVKPDSEPEHKWGMSIDLSRCIGCNACSVACQSENNVPVVGKDQVSKGREMHWLRIDRYFEGDIENPKVANQVVACQQCENAPCEQVCPVAATVHSDEGLNDMVYNRCIGTRYCGNNCPYKVRRFNFFNFNKQYEQPGHELVGMVLNPEVTVRHRGVMEKCTFCVQRIQNGKIDAKVTNSEIKDGDIMTACQQACPANAIEFGDLKQEDSLVSQAHNNPRSYAMLEELNVRPRNKFLARIRNPHPSLEEEVDHGHHDEHAHDEHEVHGDETAETVPVENEENQE; encoded by the coding sequence ATGTCATCGGTAAAAGAAACAGCTAAAAACCAAAAGTACTGGCGCAGTCTCGATCAACTCGAGGGAACGCCGGAGTTCGAAGAGTTCCTGCACCGAGAGTTTCCGCAGGCGGCTTCAGAATTTCCGGAAAACATTTCCCGACGTCGCTGGTTGCAGCTGATGGGAGCCTCGTTCGCACTGGCCGGCATGACCGGATGTCGGTGGGAACAGGAAACTATCGCTCCATTCACTAGTCGACCTGCTAATCGAATTCCGGGCAAAACCCAGAAGTTCGCTACGATGGTCAATCGGGGCGGATACGCTCACAGTTTGATTGTGACTAGCAGCGATGGTCGTCCCATTAAGGTCGAAGGTAATATCGATCATCCGGCCAGTCTGGGAGCGACTACCGCTTTCGATCAGGCTGAGATGCTCCATCTTTACGACCCGGATCGCCGGTTAACTGTCACCAAAATTGACGGGGACAAACGGGAAGAAAAAAGCTGGGGCGAGGCACTTGCCGCTCTTCAGGATCGACTGACGGGAGACGGTTCGGGATTCGCCGTTCTATCTGAATGTTCGACATCACTGACCCAGGCTCGACTGAAACAGACACTTCAGGAACAGTATCCCAACTTAGCTTGGTACCAGCATGAATCGTTGAATCGCGAGAACGAATGGAAAGGCGCCGAGCTCGCTTTCGGAACTCCATTACGTCCTCAGTACGATCTCACCAAGGCGGATATCGTCTTGTCATTGGATGCTGACCTGTTGGGAATGCACCCGAATTCGGTTTCTAACATTCGTCAGTGGTCCAGCCGTCGCGTGCCTGAAAAATCAGAGATGAACCGTTGGTATGTGGTCGAAAGCCAATTCACCACTACGGGTTCAACTGCCGATCATCGTCAACCCCTGCGAGCGTCTGCAATCCCAGGGTGGTTGGCCAAACTCGAACAAGGCTTGAGTGACAGCGAAGCGGCTGTCTCTCTTTCCGACTTCGACAAAGCTGTGATTGACGATCTGACACATCATAAGGGGACAAGCCTTGTCGTGGCTGGCCCGAATATGCCTCCCGAAGTTCACGCTGTTGTGGCCCGAATTAATGGATTGCTCGAGAATCTCGGCCAGACCGTCACCTACACCAATGAGCCGTTAGCTGGTGGTGGAACTCTTACGGAGTTGGTCAGTTCGATTGATTCAGGAAATGTCAGTAGCTTGTTGATCCTGGGTGGAAACCCCGTTTACACGGCAGCCGATGATCTGCAATTTGCCAGCAAATTAAACAATATCGCTTTCACTGTTCATCTGAGCCAATACAAAGATGAAACCAGCCGACTGTGTACCTGGCACTTACCAGCCGCACACAGCTTTGAAAGCTGGGGAGACGGTGTCAGCTACAATGGTGTTTACACATTACAACAACCACTGATCGATCCGTTGCACGACGGAAAATCGGCTCTTGAGATGCTGTCGATTTTGAGTGGAGAAGGGGATAAGCCTGCCCGAGTTCTGGTCGGCGATACTTTCCGCACTCTCGGAAGTGACAACGATTCAGAGAATGCCTGGCGCGCAGCCGTGCATCTCGGACTTAGCGAATCAGGTGGCTTGAATGCAGAAACCGCTGAGCTGCAGGAGTCCGCTCAATCTGTCAAATTAGATGGCTTACGTCCCGTCGAAGGCTTGGAACTGACGCTTGTCGCCAGCAGTAGTCTCTACGATGGTCGTTATGCTAACAATGGTTGGTTGCAGGAAACTCCTGACCCGCTTACTAAATTGACCTGGGACAATGTTGCCCTGATCAGTTACGCCACTGCGGAGAAACTGGGAGTTGAGAACTACACCTTTGTTACGATTCGTGCCAATGGTAAGAAGTTCGATATTCCTGCTTACATTATGCCCGGTCAACCCGACGATACGATCAGTATCGAACTTGGTTACGGCCGTGTTGCCGCAGGTGCTGTCGGTGGACAAATCGACGAAGACTTAGACCCTGTCGGCGTGAACGCCGGGGTGCTGCGAACCGTTGGCAGCATGGATCTGGTCCGCGGCGTAGAAATTGAAACCACGGGTCGAAAAGCAATCATGGCCTCGACTCAGGATCACCACCTGATTGATAAGGCCGGTATGGAAGAAATCTCCGGCCGAATTGGTGAGCTCGTCCGTGGGGGCACGCTTAGCCATTACGAAGATCATCCTGACTTCGCCCAGCACATGGTTCATCATCCTCCCTTAGAATCACTATGGGAAGATGTCAAACCCGATTCGGAGCCCGAACACAAGTGGGGCATGTCAATCGACCTGAGTCGCTGCATTGGCTGTAACGCCTGTAGCGTAGCCTGCCAGTCTGAAAACAATGTTCCCGTTGTTGGTAAAGACCAGGTCTCCAAGGGTCGGGAAATGCATTGGCTGCGTATCGACCGTTACTTTGAAGGTGATATCGAAAACCCCAAAGTCGCGAACCAGGTCGTCGCCTGTCAGCAGTGCGAAAACGCCCCTTGCGAACAGGTTTGCCCTGTAGCCGCCACCGTCCATAGTGACGAAGGCCTGAACGACATGGTTTATAACCGCTGTATCGGTACCCGGTACTGTGGTAACAACTGCCCGTACAAAGTGCGACGATTCAACTTTTTCAACTTCAACAAACAATACGAGCAGCCCGGTCACGAGCTGGTTGGTATGGTGTTGAATCCAGAAGTAACCGTTCGACATCGTGGAGTTATGGAAAAATGCACATTCTGCGTGCAACGAATCCAGAACGGCAAAATCGACGCCAAAGTCACCAACAGCGAGATCAAAGATGGTGACATCATGACTGCCTGTCAGCAGGCATGTCCGGCCAACGCGATTGAGTTCGGAGACTTGAAACAGGAAGACAGTCTTGTCAGCCAGGCTCATAATAATCCACGATCTTACGCGATGCTCGAAGAGTTGAACGTAAGACCCCGAAATAAATTCCTGGCACGTATTCGAAATCCGCATCCTTCATTGGAAGAAGAAGTCGATCACGGTCATCATGACGAACATGCTCACGATGAACATGAAGTCCATGGTGACGAGACTGCTGAGACTGTGCCTGTGGAAAACGAAGAAAACCAGGAGTAA
- a CDS encoding cytochrome c oxidase subunit I → MATAHESTTNETSAHSADENYLTASYGLKSWLLTLDHKRIGMMYLMGVMGAFFLGGVFALILRAELFLGTPKTVLFDLNIESLGISMTAADMYNQMFTLHGAVMTFLFIIPSVPAALGNFILPIMIGAKDVAFPRMNLCSFYLWIGGAVCFLLAIVLGGLDTGWTFYAPYSTSTSFGGVFAALCGAFILGFSSIFTGLNFIVTLHTMRPPGMNWFRMPLFLWALYATAIIQLLATPVLGITVMLLAVERVLGIGIFDPQYGGDPVLFQHFFWFYSHPAVYIMIVPAMGVISELISTFSRKHIFGYTFIAYSSLAIAVFGFLVWGHHMFTASSELGAAVFSLLTFSVSIPSAIKVFNWLATMYKGSIDLRTPMLYALSFLALFTIGGLTGLFLGTLATDVHLHDTYFVVAHFHYVMMGGTLVAFLGGIHYWWPKMTGKMYDEKWASIFAVGIFLFFNLTFFPQFIMGSRGMPRRYYNYVEEYQIYHQISTIGAFLLGMSLLGAAIVLLRSLKNGEKAPANPWGSATLEWKCTSPPPHNNFDNPPVVGDPYDMQSVVYDPEIKGFVDRKPDNPNPATS, encoded by the coding sequence ATGGCTACGGCGCATGAATCTACCACTAATGAGACATCTGCCCATTCGGCCGACGAGAATTATCTGACAGCCTCCTACGGGTTGAAGTCCTGGTTGTTAACGCTCGATCACAAACGCATTGGGATGATGTACCTGATGGGCGTTATGGGAGCGTTCTTCCTGGGAGGCGTCTTTGCTCTTATTCTTCGTGCAGAACTATTTTTGGGAACACCCAAAACAGTCTTGTTCGATTTGAATATTGAGTCACTAGGTATCTCCATGACCGCCGCAGACATGTATAACCAGATGTTTACATTGCATGGGGCTGTGATGACTTTCCTGTTTATTATCCCCAGTGTTCCTGCGGCTCTGGGTAACTTCATACTACCGATCATGATTGGTGCCAAAGACGTTGCTTTTCCACGTATGAACTTGTGTAGCTTCTATCTGTGGATCGGAGGGGCTGTTTGCTTCCTGCTGGCTATTGTTTTAGGTGGTCTGGATACAGGGTGGACCTTCTACGCTCCCTATAGTACGAGTACGTCCTTTGGAGGAGTATTTGCCGCCTTGTGCGGAGCGTTCATTCTCGGTTTTAGCTCGATTTTCACCGGCTTGAACTTCATTGTAACGTTGCACACCATGCGTCCCCCGGGAATGAACTGGTTCAGAATGCCTTTATTCCTGTGGGCTCTGTATGCCACTGCAATTATTCAACTGCTGGCAACTCCAGTTCTGGGTATTACAGTAATGTTGCTCGCTGTGGAACGTGTCTTGGGGATTGGTATCTTCGATCCCCAATATGGTGGAGACCCGGTTCTGTTCCAGCATTTCTTCTGGTTCTACTCACATCCGGCCGTATACATCATGATTGTTCCCGCGATGGGAGTAATCAGCGAATTGATCTCTACGTTCAGTCGAAAACACATTTTCGGTTACACATTCATTGCTTACAGTAGTCTTGCAATTGCCGTCTTCGGATTTCTTGTCTGGGGACACCATATGTTTACCGCGAGTTCAGAACTGGGAGCGGCCGTCTTCAGTCTGCTGACTTTCAGTGTGTCGATTCCTTCTGCTATCAAAGTCTTTAACTGGCTGGCGACGATGTACAAGGGCTCGATCGATTTGCGAACTCCCATGTTGTACGCCCTTTCTTTTCTAGCCCTGTTTACTATTGGTGGATTAACCGGCCTGTTCCTCGGAACTCTGGCTACAGACGTGCATCTCCATGATACTTACTTTGTTGTTGCTCACTTTCATTATGTAATGATGGGTGGAACACTAGTCGCCTTTCTCGGTGGAATTCATTATTGGTGGCCCAAAATGACCGGGAAAATGTATGACGAAAAATGGGCCTCGATCTTCGCAGTTGGTATTTTCCTCTTTTTCAACCTGACGTTCTTCCCACAGTTCATCATGGGAAGCCGGGGGATGCCTCGTCGTTATTACAACTACGTTGAGGAGTATCAGATTTACCACCAGATATCGACTATTGGTGCCTTCTTGCTAGGGATGTCCTTGCTGGGTGCAGCGATCGTTCTGCTCCGTTCATTAAAGAATGGGGAAAAAGCACCGGCAAATCCTTGGGGTTCAGCTACGCTTGAATGGAAATGCACCTCTCCTCCACCACATAATAACTTCGATAATCCGCCGGTCGTTGGCGATCCATACGATATGCAGTCAGTTGTTTATGATCCTGAAATCAAAGGTTTTGTGGATCGGAAACCGGACAACCCTAACCCGGCAACGAGTTAG
- a CDS encoding quinol:electron acceptor oxidoreductase subunit ActD, producing MATMFDETTSTETVTTVEGVLAEYDNPHALMAAAEKVRDAGFKKWDAHTPFPLHGLDKAMGVRTSILPFLVLGGGFVGVVAALGLQYFTNAYDYRFMISGKPYFSLPASIPVTFELMILFSAFAAFFGMFALNQLPKFANALFHNERFLRVTSDRFFIVIEAADPSYNAADVNSLLQSTGAINVETYYSDTTETRFPKQIKSALITVALLAMFVPGLIIVKRNTTSINPRFHIVPDMDWQPYFKPQNTNPYFADDRAMRPQIEGTIARGNLEDDSRFYRGIEPGGEAELANFLNASFQEEPADGEEPPAADAVPVVDNTPWVSELPIEVNEVNMERGRQRYRIYCSTCHGLGGEGDGLITLRAQQIGSSTWVTPVQLSSESVVNQPVGKIFNTISHGIRKMPGYGSQIPVEDRWAIALYVRALQKSRTATEDQIPADVLNSFDKSTASTDSSNDGVGIVGPNDDINTNTTPTQTPDSQ from the coding sequence ATGGCTACGATGTTTGATGAGACAACCTCCACTGAAACAGTGACGACGGTGGAAGGTGTTCTCGCCGAATATGACAATCCTCATGCCCTCATGGCAGCTGCGGAGAAAGTGCGTGATGCGGGATTCAAGAAATGGGACGCACATACTCCCTTTCCCCTTCACGGACTCGATAAAGCGATGGGAGTTCGTACGTCTATCCTCCCGTTCCTGGTGTTGGGCGGTGGATTTGTCGGTGTAGTGGCTGCATTGGGATTACAGTACTTCACGAATGCCTACGATTACCGCTTTATGATCAGCGGTAAGCCTTACTTCAGTTTGCCTGCAAGTATTCCAGTGACGTTCGAGTTGATGATTCTCTTTAGTGCTTTCGCAGCATTCTTTGGAATGTTTGCTTTGAATCAACTGCCAAAATTTGCCAACGCTCTATTTCACAACGAGCGTTTTTTACGAGTAACCTCGGACCGGTTTTTCATCGTTATTGAAGCTGCTGACCCTAGTTACAACGCGGCGGATGTAAATAGCCTTCTGCAGTCGACAGGGGCGATTAATGTCGAAACATATTATTCAGATACTACGGAAACGCGTTTCCCGAAACAAATTAAATCAGCACTGATTACTGTCGCGCTACTAGCGATGTTTGTTCCCGGTTTGATCATCGTCAAACGTAATACGACATCCATTAATCCACGCTTTCATATCGTACCGGATATGGACTGGCAGCCTTACTTCAAGCCTCAAAATACAAACCCATACTTTGCCGACGATCGGGCGATGAGACCTCAAATCGAAGGCACAATCGCTCGTGGCAATTTGGAAGACGACTCGCGTTTTTATCGTGGGATTGAACCGGGTGGTGAAGCGGAACTGGCGAATTTCCTGAATGCATCGTTTCAGGAAGAGCCTGCTGATGGCGAGGAACCGCCAGCAGCGGACGCGGTCCCAGTAGTTGATAACACACCCTGGGTAAGCGAACTTCCGATCGAAGTCAATGAAGTAAATATGGAACGGGGCCGCCAGCGATATCGAATTTATTGCTCTACCTGTCACGGACTTGGTGGTGAGGGCGATGGACTGATCACCTTACGAGCACAACAAATTGGAAGTTCGACTTGGGTGACTCCAGTTCAACTTTCGAGCGAAAGTGTCGTTAATCAACCTGTTGGTAAGATTTTCAATACGATCAGCCACGGCATCCGCAAAATGCCAGGATACGGTTCCCAGATACCAGTTGAAGACAGATGGGCAATTGCCCTGTATGTCCGGGCTCTGCAGAAAAGTCGAACAGCGACAGAGGATCAAATTCCTGCTGATGTCTTAAATAGCTTTGATAAATCGACAGCAAGCACCGATTCCAGCAATGATGGTGTCGGGATCGTTGGCCCGAATGATGACATCAATACAAATACCACCCCGACGCAGACTCCCGACTCACAATAG
- the nrfD gene encoding NrfD/PsrC family molybdoenzyme membrane anchor subunit yields the protein MSIAINKEVDNTIIDPEVRPPLVTGMNDYTSVTEIVAAVAERPRPPKAWFIGFFTAVSLTGMLFSLVGYLIITGVGVWGNNNPVFWGWPIVNFVFWVGIGHAGTLISAILFLFRQNWRTSINRFAEAMTIFAVVCAGLFPGIHIGRVWLAYWLFPIPNQMSMWPQFRSPLLWDVFAVSTYATVSLLFWYMGMIPDLATFRDRSTSKIKRFAYGLFSMGWTGSNRHWHRYERAYGILAALAAPLVLSVHTIVSFDFAVSQLPGWHTTIFPPYFVAGAVFSGFAMVITLIVPARYFFGMQDLVTKRHLENINKIMLVTGSMVGYAYAMEFFIAWYGGNRYEQFAFVSRAFGPYAWAYWTMVSCNVISPQLFWFKKVRTTPWMMFVISIFVNIGMWFERFVITVTSLSRDFLPSSWAYFTPTWVDVLMLIGSFGLFFTLFLLFCRFLPIVAMAEVKAVMNAPESGDYHLDEPEAVASHG from the coding sequence ATGTCGATAGCGATCAATAAAGAAGTTGACAATACCATCATCGACCCGGAGGTGCGTCCACCTCTGGTAACGGGGATGAACGACTACACTTCAGTCACGGAAATCGTGGCGGCGGTGGCGGAACGTCCCAGGCCTCCGAAGGCCTGGTTTATCGGCTTTTTTACAGCCGTGTCGTTAACCGGTATGTTGTTCAGTCTGGTGGGTTATCTGATCATCACCGGTGTTGGGGTCTGGGGTAACAATAACCCGGTCTTCTGGGGCTGGCCGATTGTGAACTTCGTATTCTGGGTCGGAATTGGCCACGCTGGTACGTTGATCTCCGCGATTCTATTCCTGTTCCGTCAGAATTGGCGGACCAGTATTAACCGCTTCGCGGAAGCGATGACTATCTTCGCTGTTGTTTGTGCCGGGCTATTCCCGGGAATTCACATTGGTCGTGTTTGGCTCGCTTACTGGCTCTTTCCAATTCCTAATCAGATGTCAATGTGGCCTCAGTTTCGTAGCCCATTATTGTGGGACGTCTTCGCTGTTTCGACGTATGCGACTGTTTCATTGTTGTTCTGGTACATGGGTATGATTCCGGACCTGGCGACTTTCCGCGATCGATCTACTTCCAAAATCAAACGATTTGCCTATGGCCTCTTCTCGATGGGGTGGACCGGTTCCAACCGACATTGGCATCGATACGAACGTGCCTATGGTATTCTGGCAGCTCTCGCAGCTCCGCTCGTGTTGTCTGTACATACAATTGTTTCTTTCGACTTCGCTGTTTCCCAATTACCAGGTTGGCATACGACGATCTTCCCACCCTACTTCGTGGCGGGAGCTGTGTTCTCCGGTTTCGCGATGGTGATCACTTTGATCGTTCCTGCCCGCTACTTCTTCGGTATGCAGGATCTGGTCACGAAGCGACACCTTGAAAATATTAACAAAATTATGCTGGTGACTGGCTCCATGGTGGGTTACGCCTACGCGATGGAATTCTTCATCGCCTGGTATGGTGGTAACCGCTACGAGCAGTTTGCTTTTGTCAGCCGAGCATTCGGGCCATATGCCTGGGCTTACTGGACGATGGTTTCCTGTAACGTAATCAGTCCTCAGTTGTTCTGGTTCAAGAAAGTCCGAACCACTCCCTGGATGATGTTCGTGATCAGTATCTTCGTGAACATCGGTATGTGGTTCGAACGATTTGTGATTACTGTGACTTCATTGTCACGAGACTTCCTGCCTTCCAGTTGGGCTTATTTCACTCCGACCTGGGTTGATGTACTCATGCTGATTGGTAGTTTCGGATTGTTCTTTACGCTCTTCCTGCTGTTCTGTCGATTCCTACCTATCGTGGCGATGGCAGAAGTAAAAGCAGTCATGAATGCTCCTGAGTCAGGAGACTATCACTTGGACGAACCCGAGGCCGTTGCCAGCCACGGTTGA
- a CDS encoding quinol:cytochrome C oxidoreductase — protein MHHHHREIPESELNSSFKELGPIPLIGSIIAAVIGFGLILLAGPVESSDGNQQFLYSWLVNFSFFLSIAVGSLFFVLFQHITRAGWGVVIRRFAEFLSMGMIPLFLLSLPIVLSIAFDSHLLYSWNDANEVASSELLQKKVGFLNPTFFIARWAIYFTVWIAIAKFFFNRSILQDQTKDKSLTLLFEARSAPAIIAFALTVTFASIDWMMTLDYAWFSTIFGVYFFSGSMVAFFAVAIICSYSMQVKGLLKNAITIEHYHDMAKLLYGFICFWAYIAFSQYMLIWYANIPEETEWYQIRQDGEIWTVISYYVLVFGHFIIPFLLLMPRTLRRNKVWMTGGAIWMLVMHWIDLFWLIMPQLHHEGYMPGLMDLGCFLAVGGVFFAGVTYFASGRALLAKGDPRLSESLAFENH, from the coding sequence ATGCATCACCATCATCGAGAAATTCCGGAATCTGAACTGAACAGCTCGTTCAAAGAGCTCGGTCCTATCCCTCTGATTGGCTCTATCATAGCCGCAGTGATTGGTTTCGGACTGATTCTGTTAGCGGGACCAGTAGAGAGCAGCGACGGAAATCAGCAGTTCCTGTATTCCTGGCTCGTCAATTTCTCCTTCTTTCTAAGTATCGCCGTTGGTTCACTCTTCTTCGTCCTGTTTCAGCACATCACACGAGCTGGCTGGGGCGTGGTTATTCGACGGTTCGCTGAATTCCTCTCCATGGGAATGATTCCGCTATTTTTGCTTTCACTTCCGATCGTTCTTTCTATCGCATTCGACAGTCATCTGTTGTATTCCTGGAACGATGCAAATGAAGTTGCGTCAAGCGAACTGTTGCAGAAAAAAGTGGGCTTTTTGAATCCAACATTCTTCATCGCTCGCTGGGCGATCTATTTCACTGTCTGGATTGCGATCGCCAAGTTCTTCTTCAATCGATCGATCCTGCAGGATCAGACAAAAGATAAATCCCTGACATTGCTGTTTGAAGCACGAAGTGCTCCCGCGATTATCGCTTTCGCTCTGACGGTCACCTTCGCGTCAATCGACTGGATGATGACACTCGATTATGCGTGGTTTTCTACTATCTTCGGCGTGTACTTCTTCTCCGGAAGTATGGTTGCCTTCTTTGCAGTAGCCATCATTTGCAGCTATTCAATGCAGGTTAAAGGCCTACTCAAGAATGCGATCACCATTGAGCATTACCACGACATGGCGAAACTGCTCTACGGGTTCATCTGTTTCTGGGCTTACATTGCCTTCTCGCAATACATGTTAATCTGGTACGCCAACATCCCTGAAGAAACGGAATGGTATCAGATCAGGCAGGATGGCGAGATATGGACAGTAATCAGTTACTATGTGTTGGTTTTTGGTCACTTTATCATCCCATTCCTATTGTTGATGCCCCGCACTTTGCGTCGCAATAAAGTCTGGATGACTGGTGGAGCGATTTGGATGCTGGTTATGCATTGGATCGATCTTTTCTGGCTGATTATGCCACAACTGCATCACGAAGGTTACATGCCCGGTTTAATGGACTTGGGTTGCTTCCTGGCGGTTGGGGGAGTCTTCTTCGCTGGAGTGACTTACTTTGCCAGTGGACGGGCGTTGCTCGCCAAAGGCGATCCCCGATTATCGGAATCGTTGGCTTTTGAAAATCATTAG
- the coxB gene encoding cytochrome c oxidase subunit II, with the protein MSPSLFAHRSFWMPPQSSTAAEGIDWSFMFIYWLSVGFFALIVGLMALFVYKFKRKQGVEPPKSPSHNLKIEVAWTVLPLFIVFYLFYIGFEGFASNYVAPSNSYPITAHGKKWNWTFYYPNSYNDGVLHVPLDTPVEVKMTSLDVIHSLFIPAFRVKKDVIPARYTSLWFKATELGEFNLFCAEYCGQQHSDMITKVIVHPPLEAGKDVLVEKERLADSPLPEYEIPYEVWLATASDIFRNVESGKETLADVGRTLYEKRGCAQCHSIDGTEGASSGKKGPSFKGNFGETFSLSKGGDQVVVDENYLLESMKDPSMKVRNGFENIMPVISSQFREEREYHAIIEFIKSLNGVETISGQPAADSGEETSESEAASEETNNTEE; encoded by the coding sequence ATGTCGCCATCGTTATTCGCCCACCGTTCATTCTGGATGCCTCCCCAGAGCTCCACTGCCGCTGAAGGCATCGATTGGTCGTTCATGTTCATCTACTGGCTGAGCGTCGGGTTCTTCGCGCTCATCGTCGGTTTGATGGCGTTATTCGTTTATAAATTCAAACGAAAACAAGGGGTCGAACCTCCTAAATCTCCATCGCACAACCTTAAGATTGAGGTTGCCTGGACTGTGCTGCCTCTCTTTATCGTGTTCTACTTGTTTTATATTGGTTTCGAAGGTTTTGCGAGCAATTATGTAGCACCATCCAATTCGTATCCGATTACGGCACACGGTAAGAAATGGAACTGGACTTTTTATTATCCCAATTCGTACAACGATGGTGTATTGCACGTTCCGCTCGACACCCCAGTTGAAGTGAAAATGACCTCGCTGGATGTGATTCACAGCTTGTTTATTCCCGCCTTTCGCGTGAAAAAAGACGTGATTCCAGCGCGATACACTTCACTCTGGTTCAAGGCAACTGAACTAGGTGAGTTTAACTTGTTCTGTGCCGAGTATTGCGGACAGCAGCACTCAGATATGATCACAAAAGTGATCGTTCATCCGCCATTAGAAGCGGGTAAAGACGTTCTAGTAGAAAAAGAACGACTCGCCGACTCGCCTCTTCCTGAGTATGAAATTCCCTACGAAGTCTGGCTCGCCACAGCTTCAGACATCTTTAGAAATGTGGAGTCGGGCAAAGAGACTCTCGCTGATGTCGGTCGCACGCTTTATGAAAAACGGGGCTGTGCCCAATGTCACTCGATTGATGGTACTGAAGGAGCTTCCAGTGGTAAAAAAGGTCCGTCCTTCAAAGGCAACTTTGGTGAAACATTCTCCTTAAGCAAAGGGGGAGACCAGGTTGTTGTCGACGAGAATTATCTGCTCGAATCGATGAAGGATCCGTCCATGAAAGTACGGAACGGATTTGAAAATATCATGCCGGTGATCAGCTCGCAGTTTCGTGAAGAACGTGAGTACCACGCGATTATCGAGTTCATCAAATCTCTTAACGGAGTCGAAACGATTTCGGGTCAACCCGCAGCTGATAGCGGCGAAGAGACTTCTGAATCAGAAGCAGCGTCAGAAGAAACAAACAATACGGAAGAGTAA
- a CDS encoding SCO family protein yields MRRSNLIIMLVLTLISLCGLSQTVQAQLPPAVPDGVGIDEHLNEKIPLNVSFTDDRGKKIFLGKYFNNDKPVVLSFNYSDCPMLCSLQLSGLVTALKEIEGWTAGDQFQIVSISINPEETTSKAKDTKAKYLNAYGKQNATAGWSFLTGTPKSIELLTNAAGFKYRYVPETGEYAHTAVLIICAPDGTITRYLYGVEYPAQTLKLSLLEASEGKVGTTTERVLLFCYRYNPSTGTYSMMATRVMTFGGICTLVVLSLLLVPVWYRSMRSQSESDSDSGRAPGAGT; encoded by the coding sequence ATGCGACGTTCCAATTTAATTATTATGCTGGTCCTTACCTTGATCAGTCTCTGTGGTTTGAGCCAGACGGTGCAGGCGCAATTGCCTCCCGCGGTTCCCGATGGAGTTGGAATTGATGAGCATTTGAATGAAAAAATCCCATTGAATGTTTCTTTCACCGATGATCGAGGAAAGAAGATCTTTCTGGGCAAATATTTCAACAACGATAAACCAGTTGTCCTCTCTTTTAACTATTCTGATTGTCCCATGTTATGCAGTCTCCAGCTTTCAGGGCTGGTGACTGCCCTCAAAGAAATTGAAGGATGGACCGCGGGAGATCAGTTCCAGATTGTATCAATTAGTATTAATCCTGAAGAAACAACTTCGAAGGCGAAAGACACTAAAGCGAAATACCTGAATGCCTACGGAAAACAGAATGCGACCGCTGGCTGGTCGTTTCTTACGGGAACACCGAAATCAATTGAGTTGCTGACCAACGCGGCCGGTTTTAAATATCGATACGTTCCCGAGACGGGTGAATATGCTCATACAGCAGTACTGATTATCTGTGCTCCTGATGGTACTATTACCCGTTATCTTTACGGCGTAGAATATCCAGCTCAAACTTTGAAGCTGTCGCTGTTAGAGGCGTCAGAAGGAAAAGTCGGAACAACGACAGAGCGAGTTTTACTCTTCTGTTATCGATACAACCCGAGTACTGGCACCTATTCCATGATGGCCACTCGGGTAATGACATTCGGTGGAATATGTACACTGGTCGTACTCAGTCTTCTGTTGGTGCCTGTATGGTATCGATCAATGCGGTCCCAATCAGAATCCGATAGTGATAGTGGTCGTGCCCCTGGTGCGGGAACATAA